DNA sequence from the Actinacidiphila yeochonensis CN732 genome:
CTGCCCCATGCTGGAGCAGTCGTGGGCGTGGGAGGCGCTGTAGAGGACGGACTTGTAGACGATGACCGCCTGCGTCGCGCCCAGGCAGGTGTCGCGCCACCGCTGGCCGAGGCTGCTCCAGCTGATGGCGATGCGGCCGTCGAACACCCCGCTTCCGGTGCCCTCGTTGCCGGTGTAGAAGCTCGTGCCGTCGCTGGTGATGTTCTGGACGGTGGAGGTCGCCGGAATGAAGCCCGGGTACGTCTTCACGTTCGCACCGGTGGTGGCGTCGACCACGGCCAGCGCGTGCGAGGAGGCGCCGTTCACGGTGGCGAAGTCGCCGCCGATCGCGAGTTCGGTGCCGTCCGGGCTCACCGCCAGTGACTTGCCGGCGTCGTCGGCGTCGGCCGTGAAGGGCTTGAGCGCGCCGGTGGTGGACACCGCCGCGAAGTGCTGCCTCGGCTCCCCGGCCACCGTGGTGAAGTTGCCCGCCATGTAGACGGTGTCCGAGGTCACCGCGAGACCCCGCACCTGCGCGGAGACCGACACCCCGAACGAGGACTTCACCGAGCAGGTGGCGATGTCGATCGCCGCGATGTTGCTGGCCGGCACCCCGTTCACCGCGCCGAAGGTGCCTCCGGCGTAGAGGGTGCCCTGGTCGGGGGAGACGGCCAGCGCCCGTACCGTCGCCGTGCCCGACCCGACGGTGAAGGACAGCTTGCACGAGGTCGGAGCACCGGTGGCGGCGTCGAACGCCTGGAAGTTGAGGGCGGGTTGTTCGCTCGTGCCGGCCGCCGCCCCGGGCGGCCGTACGGTCGAGAAGGTCCCCCCGGCGAAGACCACGCCCTGGGCCTGGGCCAGCGCCCACACCACCCCGTTGGTCTGCCACGTCGCCAGGTCGTCCGCGGTCATGGCCACCGGCGGTGTGAGCGCCCCCGCCGGTGCCGGCGCCACCGCGGTGCCTATCGCTGTCAGGACCGCGCACGTCACCGTGGCGGCCAACCCCCTTGTGCTGCGCATCAGATCCCCTCTGGTGCGTGCGTCATGGCGGCTGCCCGACCGGACAGCCTCGGCCGGAGACTAGCCCGGTTTCCGCCCCGGTCGTCCCCGTTCGGGGAATCTTTGACCCCGTCATGCCAGTAGCGGCTCGGGCGGCTCGGGCGGCTCGGGGGAGCACCCGCTCAGCGCAGGGGCTCGCCCACCGCGTGCATGTGGCCGAGCGCCTGGCGATAGGAGGCGAACAGGCCGGTCTCGGTGTACGGGATGCCGATACGGGCGCAGTGCGCGCGGACCAGGGGCTGCGCCCGGCGCAGGTGGGGGCGGGGCATGCTCGGGAAGAGGTGGTGCTCGACCTGGTAGTTGAGGCCGCCGAGCAGGAAGTCGACCACCGGGTTGCCGCGGACGTTGCGGGAGGTGAGCACCTGGCGCCGCAGGTGGCCCCAGCGCGTGCCCTCCTCCGGCATGGCCATCCCCTTGTGGTTGGGGGCGAACGCGCACCCGAGGTGCACACCGGTCAGCGCGTGGTGCACCGCCGCGAAGGCCAGCGCCTGCCCCGGCGTCAGCAGCGTGAGCAACAGGGCCGTGTAACCCGCCAGATGGGCCAGCAGGAGGCCGCCTTCCACCAGCCGGTCGGCGCCGCGCAGCCGGCGCAGGTCGCGCACGCTCGCCACCTTCAGCGCGAGGCCCTCCAGAAGCAGCATCGGGAAGAACAGTCCAGCCTGATGTTTTGTCAGAAAGTGTGCGAAGCCGACGCGTTCGACCGCCTGGGCCCTGGTCCACACCAGTGCGCCGACCTCCACGTCGGGGTCCTTGCCGACGTGGTTGGGGTTGGCGTGGTGCCGGTTGTGCTTGTCCGTCCACCAGGACGCGCCCATACCCAGCAGGAGGTTGCCGTGCAGCAGCGCGAGGGCCCGGTTGGCCCGGCGGCCCGCGGCCACCTGCTGGTGGCCGGCGTCATGCCCGAAGAACCCCGCACGGGCCGACAGCACCGCCGCCGGCACCGCCAGCGCGAGCACCCACCACGACCCGGTCGCGCCCACCACCGCCACGCCGGCGCAAAGGGCCGCAGTGGCCAGCAGGTTCACCGCGATGGACACCGCGTAGTGCCGCCGCCTCCGTCGGAGCAGCCCCGCCTGCCGCACCTGCCGCAACAGGGGCGCGAACTCGCTGCCCGCGCCCTCCGCGGGGACGTCCGGCAGGCCCGGGACAGGTGGAGCTGCGGTCAGGGTGCTGCTGGTGGCGGCCATCGAAGACGCTCCTCGGGCAGGCAGAGGCGGCCGCCGGACGACGGCAGGCCGGAAAGGACGGTGGCGGCCGCTCTCCGACCGCACCCCTCACGCTAGAAACCGCCGCCGCGCCGGGCCATGGCACCACCACCCGACCCCGCCGGTGGCCACCCCGTCCCGCCACCGGGGGCTACCCCCCGTGCCGGCGACCCCCGGCCCTGCTACGGAACAGCCGCCCGGGCCCCCGCCCCCCGCCGCCCGCTCAAGCCCCTGTGCGTCCCCCGAGAGGTCCCTGGGAAGTCCCCGAGTCGAACTCCCCGCCCGGGAACTGAAGATTCCGCTGCGGACGAGTCAATTCCCCCTGTCCCGTACGGGAATTGATCTCGCCGACCGGACCGGAGCCGTGCCGTCGGGATCACGATGGGCGCGGGAGTTCGGGCAGCGTCCGACGGACAGGGGGATCACCTCATGGCGAAGTGGCGGGTACGCGCGGTTCTCGCGGTCCTCTCGGCTGTCGCGGTGTTGAGCGGGTTGTTGGGAGTGGGGCCGCAGGGGGCGCGGGCGGTGGCGGACAGCGCGCGGCTGTCGGCGCCGTTGCCGCCGGGCAAGGTCAGCCCGGCGGCTCATCAGGACGCCAAGCACTCCACGCAGCCCCGCCCCGCCAAGGGCTCGAAGCGGGCCGAGCTCGTCGACGGGCTCAAGGCGCAGGACGCGGCGCGGCGTACCGCGCGGCCCACCAGCCTCACCGACGTGCCGAAAGCACTGACCGCGCGGTGGAAGGCCGCGCGGTCACCGCAGGCCGAGGCGGCCCGTGAGAAGGCCGTACTGCCCGGCGACGCACGCCATCGGACCTACGAGAAGAGCCAGCCGAAGCGGACGCTGGACCAGCTGCTCGACCCCGCGCCCGCGGCCTCCCCGACCGCGGCGAAGAGCGGCGCCGGCGGGGCGGGGACTGCCCCGGTACGCACCGTCAGCGCGGAGACCGCCTCGGCGAAGACCTACGGGGTGACGTACTCCACGGCCGGCTTCGGCGGCACGCCTCCCTGGTACGGCGGTTTCGGCACCCTGAACACCACGGTCTGCAACAAGTCCAACTTCGCCTGGGCCAAGGGCGACTACGA
Encoded proteins:
- a CDS encoding fatty acid desaturase family protein yields the protein MAATSSTLTAAPPVPGLPDVPAEGAGSEFAPLLRQVRQAGLLRRRRRHYAVSIAVNLLATAALCAGVAVVGATGSWWVLALAVPAAVLSARAGFFGHDAGHQQVAAGRRANRALALLHGNLLLGMGASWWTDKHNRHHANPNHVGKDPDVEVGALVWTRAQAVERVGFAHFLTKHQAGLFFPMLLLEGLALKVASVRDLRRLRGADRLVEGGLLLAHLAGYTALLLTLLTPGQALAFAAVHHALTGVHLGCAFAPNHKGMAMPEEGTRWGHLRRQVLTSRNVRGNPVVDFLLGGLNYQVEHHLFPSMPRPHLRRAQPLVRAHCARIGIPYTETGLFASYRQALGHMHAVGEPLR